Sequence from the Egibacter rhizosphaerae genome:
GCGCCCGAGCGAGTGATCGTCGGCTCGGCCATCGTGAGCGCGGTGCCCCCACCGCGTCCGAACGGCCCAGGTCGGTAAGGTGCCGCGGCATCACGAGGCCGAGGAGGCGCCATGGACGAGGAGCTCGTGCACGCCACCGTGCGGGCCTACGACGCCACGGCCGACCGGTACCGTCAGCGATGGCACGGCACCGACCCGCTCGTCGGGGCCAAGCGCGCCTTCCTCGAGCTCCTGCCGGCCGATGCGCGAGTGCTCGACGTGGGGTGCGGCACCGGCCGCGACCTCGCGTGGTTCGTCGGGGCTGGTCTCGCTGCGGTGGGCGTCGACCGGTCGACGGGGATGCTCGCGACCCCCGAGGTGCGCGGGCGTGCCGCCGCCGCGGACATGCGTCAGATCCCGCTGCCCGACGGGAGCCTCGACGGCTGGTGGGCCGCCGCGAGCCTGTTGCACCTTGACCGCCGGGGTCTGCACGCCGCGCTCGAGGAGTTGCACCGCCTCACGCGCCCTGCGGGCGTGGGCTTCGCCTGCGTCAAGCGCGGCGACGGCGAGGCGTGGGAGCCGACCAGCGACAGCGAGCTGCGATACTTCCGCTACTGGCAGCCCACCGAGCTCGACGACGAGCTCACCGCGGCCGGGTGGCACGTCGAACGCGCCTGGATCAGCGAGGACACCCTCGGCCGGCAGCCGTGGATCTCGCGGTTCGTACGGCGAC
This genomic interval carries:
- a CDS encoding class I SAM-dependent methyltransferase, whose protein sequence is MDEELVHATVRAYDATADRYRQRWHGTDPLVGAKRAFLELLPADARVLDVGCGTGRDLAWFVGAGLAAVGVDRSTGMLATPEVRGRAAAADMRQIPLPDGSLDGWWAAASLLHLDRRGLHAALEELHRLTRPAGVGFACVKRGDGEAWEPTSDSELRYFRYWQPTELDDELTAAGWHVERAWISEDTLGRQPWISRFVRRRCAAAFPDPTREREAAP